One stretch of Glycine soja cultivar W05 chromosome 7, ASM419377v2, whole genome shotgun sequence DNA includes these proteins:
- the LOC114418599 gene encoding dehydrin DHN1-like, producing MASYQKHYDDQGRKVDEYGNVERQTDEYGNPVHATSVTYVATKSVGGYNDDANKQHDITGVYPEKDTGRHHFGRGYDGDTNKQHDATGVYPGIDIGRDHGTTGVYGLNTDRHHGSTGVNPGIDTHNQQHGTTGGYAGDTGRQHGNTGGLYYGTDTADTGAGPRSGNTGGTGYGGTGGTDYGTAGGTGYGSGTGYGINTGGAHTEAGYGKEHRQHEQSHGGQHEKKGILDKIKEKLPGGHSDK from the coding sequence aTGGCAAGTTATCAGAAGCACTACGATGATCAGGGTCGCAAGGTCGACGAGTATGGCAATGTTGAGAGGCAAACTGACGAATATGGCAACCCGGTTCATGCCACTAGTGTCACTTATGTAGCCACCAAAAGTGTTGGTGGCTACAATGATGACGCTAATAAGCAACATGATATTACTGGTGTCTATCCCGAAAAAGACACCGGTAGACATCATTTTGGTCGTGGTTACGACGGTGACACTAACAAGCAACATGATGCTACTGGTGTTTATCCCGGAATAGACATTGGTAGAGATCATGGGACTACCGGTGTTTATGGCCTAAACACCGACAGACATCATGGAAGTACTGGTGTCAATCCCGGGATAGACACCCATAACCAACAACATGGGACTACCGGTGGTTATGCTGGTGACACTGGAAGGCAGCATGGGAATACAGGTGGCCTTTACTATGGAACCGACACCGCGGACACAGGAGCCGGTCCTAGAAGTGGAAACACCGGTGGCACCGGTTATGGAGGCACTGGTGGTACTGATTATGGAACAGCTGGTGGCACTGGTTATGGAAGTGGAACTGGCTATGGAATCAACACTGGGGGTGCGCACACTGAAGCAGGGTATGGGAAGGAGCATCGTCAGCATGAGCAATCTCATGGTGGTCAGCACGAGAAGAAAGGGATACTGGACAAGATTAAGGAGAAGCTTCCTGGAGGACACAGTGACAAGTAG